The Besnoitia besnoiti strain Bb-Ger1 chromosome Unknown contig00014, whole genome shotgun sequence genome contains a region encoding:
- a CDS encoding uncharacterized protein (encoded by transcript BESB_026590) has product MERAHAAPPGGAEALLLPSDSVRGRRREAARDGHPPLPSSFGLLRSTSSLPLPASTPPLPPSPLGVALAPLRPSLFLAPPGALPTLLLQSAPRRKPLVLLQPRAAGFPAAAGRLGAAGDSAAERATYSLSGMGSAAVGSVRAGVSSRRSSEGDNCSGRSPAEASRGAERLSRAHAAPCASHVAASLSGGAATSASSPPSRRASPLDASPARVSSSRASGSTFSTPLSSAVGVSLPPWPPLSVRCHPSHSCVSPYVPSSLSSFLNPSCASSPPSASLVSAAVSSPGALPALARCASSAASTPDGDSLSPLSPLSAVGAPENDAPTERERLLAAAPPRAATRLAHWEPPGSTPRDAPTADASVCSQPETRRRERPSAKALRRCAPSPLSCSSPSPSARQSPSTGPFSSHTPPVSPAASPESAGPLPCVEAFASSPDVIAAEPPFALYPEGGSCPATPVVQSSDAAPANDFAGSVASFAVCSPTAPSGQPPPESPSSEPSVSLRARSAQSRLAASLCELSPALHRARELVSACARECRAARLRRASEREGEGGRTRASVETLANRQKEKATPRATARRARECYLERLVLAGGQAARRAAAALAGRPQERRARVTGNAAEESPEARDRADEKGENLEVRESVKEGEGRGEGEEARAGRRPESSRGAATSAQSGGGAGAWLVPQRHASSREADELRSALDETLAGHTAHQGEDGEAERQLDEERRVSPHRRLHPRSDYTKRGGGKGRLKRPEPLSVFLWKRERLHDAQRSCLEEEEEEWLITGGGLESSSAAFCGRRVSSPSASEGSGRYPFEGYSSSPSETLSPAAGPQAVFACPRTSIRPPSLSLSSHSSRYLPSSSARRVAARVSSPLSYSGGSAPLTPLSRSTCSPDRPLSPCVLSCCPSEAAGATTPTGWLLQSRNCQQRGGLRRTGDLQSSKKHESDCDGQREEDCAELADAAEKRGAESMRSGRRKKDEESERRRKDWLEGIESARRDREETTERKRQTGQPEGVRIFRPREHERNGSKATKAEGDETFEGLRRRKGERRDGEASRERKGQHGTKTEYHPGRCEADGDARGGPRQPHARKRHGRAQPSRGCVDAAENGEEGRQPVKQGERLTEMRLGNSRGKDVLRYRRAAEEDAEEGGNREKSKRQRKRGTQREHTSATNDLTTKRRDQETADGVQTFCAVDEVTARGNGHLEPGSQGGENRGLGAARERDSENGKQRDESKHLSPEVSDTEATGDSEAVQASEALKKAAEAETKTDPSRVHADACDCFEAEKSGCIVKQAPYRAKKKKSRVPKSWIESEETAEKDEGVLPDLRQLAKTYTRARSWTSHGDALPSSSSQQPEETTNPWHEGRSRASPTGAGERRAPPLSARSKQSTVYDSTPSSAASQRVVSPAAFVLSPCSSPCQSAFFPSSCSSLSEPEAEAACETHEEGGKRRISRRGGTATAQNVQDKNADEKAVRGEDAPQNSTRKKEKRKWKSSLRQERCLRQDAEQTRAELTARLREMQRDLLHSSARLRGDRLRQRQLEEENEMLFNALKESRLLLKEESDRVRALEEAAQASSRLPPAILDMQAHTQRLEQAAATLNGASLFPAWFSSTDCIKHNYAFRASSCAALAVPAAASLREAHARLAVETSRRRKAEALLLEAREALEARDREKQPRNRKAPKPARLQSFSTFFPVPAAAQLEPTFLLARPSASPRSSSPSSGSSRSPGPSPPRPAKRASSPLAVDTATPGGAAVFQASVYSSPASRARYVSLVFPSSSSSSAAANAAAGARASRRRTRPSRASPPPPHAVAKLHAAEEAERAAEEKEDNPNEAREEAARDEDVRQREGGNGEKRRAAYEKPDTSEENGRGEQNIPTVARRANEEEVDEGEERRTDAERLEEIEEDPAARKKDEAADAGGRTLLAEGEEDDARDEGAEERRGEAELAAQGSDTGDTGEGCFPALGPEESDFALGREAASEEDGSTQKRTQARETRQIAGKLGRRARQQASAEREELSAAELETETQRHAHRSRIPAPTETAVACEAAPRVEPGSDVRARGNGASRRETKRSEGNIERPRGSSKEAQVAGIAQRDRGKRRKEERSEKTRPKGARASGNIETRGACGGAFEGSARASSEFLFFPQSPSKLAQACASSALSAFRGTTVSERSLGFDRPSANPARISASSAPSLMASPSSAATPPASSKALAASSSLRSRLSPRGSFSTPDFPASSVAFSSFSLSSLPSSRFDGPSATWHAAEQGPCATASAWCRQETAKPSETGETPSETLVTPLDDCHAPQGTKAMASALCVAHDLPPCLSSSSPHAPETRPHPALHRPTLLLSSPSPLSRTPGNEPLFRADALAERTRASPLSRAPFASSGSAAASSFSAEATKAPLLAAECAGRLASPPPTPSALVGRTDAVRSGLSARRDVRLGSFPHPTGRLENEEIAPLSPRGARPQALGLSVLLRLPPASSLSSASSPASASLGGLRSEEGGSARASSAVSAVHRIPLRTKPAAKRHAELALGETPLPRECGTHGGGQRESPAPSRATVVLCRRESAPTQESKRLCGDATISWGSHAAPAGVDSSSASPPSEAPGAFGSFKASASPPPASASPSASCSPASTLASAQPYVSSCPSLCVCPPSSPFSGDATSACSRRPELRREEVSQRWNDRPSESISAETESHVAPAEAREPERRRGESKTGALSAARRPQCMPRVDLAGEAGGSMPLEKEIHADEPRQEQRPRGSENVEFPFKLRQSVPDVFSVSGRLRHHNATHTTDPEAATRAKRYPHAEEKRHTPACVTAVAAGLLASERESGEDDAKTRSIHEVRRHGEPEGSLRQIDSQRRGASASRRLSTCAQRGSDVGRTQASARKRSSNSCSGHSGEQRKRSERRDANKEEKIRRRKRLLQAA; this is encoded by the exons ATGGAGCGAGCGCACGCGGCACCACCTggaggggcggaggcgcttctgctcCCCAGCGACAGCGTGCgggggagacgccgagaggcggcgcgagatgGACACCCGCCTCTGCCATCCTCCTTTGGGCTTTTGCGATCCACTTCCTCCCTGCCGCTCCCAGCCTccacgcctcctcttccgccttcgccgctggGCGTCGCGCTTGCTCCGCTTCgcccctctctcttcctcgctcccCCAGGCGCGCTGCccacgctgctgctgcagtccgcgcctcgcagaaaGCCGCTTGTGCTgcttcagccgcgcgccgcaggctttcctgcggccgccggtcggctgggcgcggcaggcgactccgccgccgagcgcgcgacATACAGTCTCTCAGGGATGGGGTCTGCTGCCGTCGGGTCTGTACGCGCGGGTGTCTCTTcacggagaagcagcgagggGGACAACTGCAGCGGGCGCTCTCCAGCGGAAGCGTCGCGCGGTGCCGAAcgtctctcgcgtgcgcatgcggctcCTTGTGCTTCGcacgtcgccgcgtcgctctctggaggcgccgccacctccgcttcctctccgccttcgaggcgcgcgtcgccactGGATGCCTCAcccgcccgcgtctcctcgtcgcgcgcctcggggTCGACTTTCTCGACACCGCTGTCTTCGGCAgtcggcgtctcgcttccACCGTggcctccgctctctgtgCGCTGCCATCCTTCGCACTCGTGCGTCTCTCCGTATGtgccctcctcgctctcgtctttTTTGAACCCTTcctgcgcttcctctcctccctccgcgtccttggtctctgcagcggtgtcgtcgcccggcgcgctgccggcgctaGCGCGCTGCGCATCGAGCGCCGCTTCAACGCCCGACGGCgattcgctctcgccgctgtcgccgctttCTGCCGTTGGCGCGCCAGAAAACGACGCTCCAACTGAGCGCGAACGGCTTCTTGCAGCCGctcccccgcgcgcggcgacgcggttAGCGCACTGGGAACCTCCAGGCTCCACGCCGAGGGACGCCCCGACAGCAGACGCCTCTGTCTGTTCTCAGCCCGAGACCAGGCGCCGTGAGAGGCCTTCAGCGAAGGCtttgcgtcgctgcgctccttctcctctctcgtgtTCATCGCCATCGCCGTCCGCTCGGCAGTCTCCCTCGACGGGGCCCTTCTCTTCGCACACGCCTCCTGtctcgcccgccgcttcgccggaGAGCGCCGGTCCCCTGCCCTGCGtggaggccttcgcctcgtcgcctgacGTCATTGCGGCGGAGCCTCCGTTCGCGCTGTATCCCGAGGGAGGCTCCTGTCCCGCCACCCCGGTCGTTCAGTCTTCGGATGCCGCGCCGGCAAACGACTTTGCgggcagcgtcgcctccttcgccgtctgctcgCCTACCGCCCCTTCCGGGCAGCCCCCTCCCGAGTCTCCTTCTTCGGagccctctgtctccttgcgCGCCCGGAGCGCGCAGTCTCGGCTCGCCGCTTCACTGTGCGAGCTTTCTCCGGCCTTgcaccgcgcgcgagagtTGGTCTCAGCCTGCGCGCGGGaatgccgcgccgccaggctgCGTCGAGCctcggagagagagggcgagggaggcagaaCCCGCGCGAGTGTGGAGACTTTGGCGAACaggcagaaggagaaggcgacaccccgagcgacggcgcggcgcgcgcgagagtgCTACCTGgagcgcctcgtcctcgccggaggacaggcggcgcggcgggcggccgcggcgctcgcggggcgcccacaggagaggcgggcgcgtgtGACCGGAAACGCTGCGGAAGAGTCGCCCGAGGCACGAGATCGTGCGGACGAAAAAGGAGAGAACCTCGAGGTGCGAGAGAGCGTGAAGGAGGGggaaggacgcggagaaggagaggaagcgcgagctGGGCGAAGGCCGGAATCGAGTCGGGGCGCGGCAACAAGTGCAcaaagcggaggcggggcgggcgcctgGCTAgtgccgcagagacacgcgtctTCCCGGGAAGCAGACGAATTGCGGAGTGCCCTCGACGAGACTCTAGCGGGACATACCGCCCATCaaggagaagacggcgaagcggagagacaaCTGGATGAGGAACGGCGCGTCTCACCGCACCGGCGGCTGCATCCACGAAGCGACTACACaaaacgcggaggagggaaaGGCAGGTTGAAGCGTCCCGAGCCCCTTTCGGTCTTCCTGTGGAAGAGGGAGCGTTTacacgacgcgcagaggtCCTGCctagaggaggaagaggaagagtgGCTCATCACGGGCGGGGGACTCGAGAGctcgagcgccgccttctgcgggcgtcgcgtctcctcgccgtccgcctcaGAGGGATCAGGCCGCTACCCCTTCGAGGGTtactcctcttcgccctcggaGACTctgtcgcccgccgcagggccGCAGGCTGTTTTCGCCTGTCCTCGAACGTCTATTCGCCctccctcgctgtctctctcttcgcacTCCTCCAGGTACCTCCCATCGTCGTCGGCGAGACGAGTCGCTGCCCGCGTCTCATCTCCTCTGTCGTACTCTGGCGGTTCAGCGCCGCTTacgccgctctcgcggtCGACCTGCAGTCCGGATCGCCCCCTGTCTCCTTGCGTTTTGTCTTGTTGTCCAAgcgaggctgccggcgctACCACACCCACCGgctggctgctgcagagtcgAAACTGCCAGCAACGAGGCGGCTTACGAAGGACAGGCGACTTGCAAAGCTCCAAAAAACACGAGAGCGACTGCGAcgggcagcgagaagaggactGCGCAGAGCTCGCCGATGCTGCGGAAaagagaggagcggagaGTATGAGGAGTGGGCGCAggaagaaggacgaggagtctgaacgcagaagaaaagatTGGCTAGAAGGCATCGAATCCGCCAGACGTGATCGAGAGGAAACAACAGAACGAAAGAGACAGACAGGCCAGCCTGAAGGGGTCCGCATCTTCAGGCCAAGGGAGCACGAAAGAAACGGCAGCAAAGCCACAAAGGCTGAAGGCGATGAAACCTTTGAAGGCCTGAGACGCCGtaaaggagagaggcgagacgggGAAGCCTCGCGGGAAAGGAAAGGTCAGCACGGCACGAAAACAGAATACCACCCCGGGAGATGCGAGGCGGACGGAGATGCGAGAGGCGGACCGCGACAGCCACACGCGCGAAAGAGACACGGTCGTGCCCAGCCATCTCGAGGCTGCGTCGATGCTGCGGAGAACGGAGAGGAAGGGCGACAGCCTGTAAAGCAAGGAGAGCGGCTGACGGAGATGCGTCTTGGGAACAGCCGCGGAAAAGACGTCTTGAGATACCGGCGCGCTGctgaagaggacgccgaggaaggaggaaacagagaaaagagcAAGAGGCAAAGAAAACGCGGCACTCAGCGAGAGCATACGAGCGCGACAAACGACCTTACGACGAAACGAAGAGATCAAGAAACGGCCGACGGCGTCCAGACTTTTTGTGCAGTGGACGAAGTGACTGCGCGCGGCAATGGACATCTGGAGCCCGGAAGTCAAGGAGGCGAGAATCGTgggctgggcgcggcgcgtgagagagacagcgagaacggaaagcagagagacgaaTCGAAGCACCTGTCCCCGGAGGTATCAGACACAGAAGCCACAGGAGACAGTGAGGCTGTTCAAGCCAGCGAAGCCCTGAaaaaggccgcggaggcggagactaAGACAGATCCCAGCAGGGTACACGCTGACGCCTGCGACTGTTTTGAAGCCGAAAAGAGCGGCTGCATCGTCAAGCAAGCGCCTTACCGcgcaaagaagaagaaatcgCGGGTTCCCAAGAGCTGGatagagagcgaggagacggcggagaaagacgaggGGGTACTACCGGATTTGAGACAACTGGCGAAAACTtacacgcgcgcgaggagctggACTTCGCACGGAGACGCGTTGCCCTCTAGCTCGTCTCAGCAGCCAGAAGAGACGACAAACCCCTGGCACGAAGGACGCAGCAGAGCTTCTCCGACGggcgcaggagagagaagggcgcctcctctgagCGCGCGGAGTAAGCAGTCCACTGTGTATGACTCGACGCCATCTTCAGCCGCTTCGCAGCGCGTCGTTTCCCCTGCCGCGTTTGTCTTGTCGCCGTGCTCCTCGCCTTGCCAGTCTGCTTTCTTTCCTTCCTCGTGTAGTTCTCTCTCAGAGCCGGAGGCCGAGGCTGCGTGTGAGACTCacgaggagggaggaaagCGGCGAATCAGCAGACGTGGAGGaacagcgacggcgcagaacGTGCAGGATAAAAATGCAGATGAGAAGGCGGTCAGAGGGGAGGACGCCCCGCAGAACTccacgcggaagaaggagaaaaggaaaTGGAAGTCGTCGCTGCGACAGGAGAGATGCCTACGGCAGGATGCGG AGCAAACGCGTGCGGAGCTGACGGCGCGCCTGAGGGAG ATGCAGCGCGACTTGCTTCACtcttcggcgcgcctgcgaggagacaggctgcgacagcgacagctggaggaagaaaacgagatGCTCTTCAACGCTCTCAAGGAGTCTCGCCTGCTTCTCAAAGAGGAGTCCGATAGAGTTCGG GCCCTGGAggaagctgcgcaggcgtcatctcgccttcctccggcTATTCTCGATATGCAAGCGCACACACAGCGACTGGAGCAAGCTGCAGCAACTCTCAATG GTGCGTCTCTCTTTCCCGCTTGGTTTTCTTCTACTGATTGCATCAAACACAACTATGCCTTTCGCGCTTCCTCTTGCGCGGCCCTGGCTGTTCCCGCTGCAGCGAGCCTGCGAGAGGCAcacgcccgcctcgccgtggagacctcgcgccgccgaaaGGCAGAA GCTCTGCTTCTCGAGGCAcgagaggcgctggaggccagAGACCGAGAG aagcagccgcggaaCCGAAAAGCGCCGAAGCCCGCGCGCTTGCAGTCTTTCTCGACCTTCTTTCCAGTACCTGCTGCCGCGCAACTGGAGCCGACCTTCCTGCTTGCGCGCCCGTCTGCTTCTCCCcgttcttcgtcgccctcctctgggtcttcgcgctctccaggaccttcgccgcctcgcccggctAAGcgggcgtcttctccgttGGCGGTAGACACCGCCACTccagggggggcggcggtTTTTCAAGCGTCTGTCTATTCTTCTCCTGCTTCCCGAGCGCGGTACGTTTCTCTCGTTTttccgtcgtcctcttcgtcctcggcagctgcgaatgccgccgcaggggcgcgggcgtctcgccgtcgcactcgcccctcgcgcgcttcgcctccgccgccgcacgcagtTGCGAAGCTCCATGCTGCCGAGGAAGCTGAgcgggcggcagaggagaaggaagacaaCCCAAacgaagcgagagaagaagccgcaCGCGACGAAGACGTGCGACAACGGGAAGGAGGCAACGGAGAAAAGCGTAGGGCAGCATACGAAAAGCCAGACACATCCGAGGAAAATGGACGCGGGGAGCAGAACATCCCCACTGTAGCCAGACGAGCAAATGAGGAGGAAGTCGATGAGGGTGAAGAACGGAGGACGGATGCGGAACGCCTCGAAGAAATCGAAGAAGACCCTGCTGCAAGGAAGAAGGACGAAGCTGCTGACGCAGGCGGAAGAACACTGCtggcagagggagaagaggacgacgctagggacgaaggcgccgaggagagacgaggcgaggcagaacTCGCAGCGCAGGGTTCCGACACAGGAGATACGGGCGAGGGCTGTTTTCCCGCGCTGGGACCTGAGGAGAGTGACTTCGCACtggggagagaggcagcgagtgaagaagacggcagcacgcagaagagaacgcaggcgagggagacaagACAGATAGCGGGCAAGCTtgggcgcagagcgcgccaACAGGCTTCAGCCGAACGAGAAGAGCTCAGtgcggcggagctcgagaCAGAAACGCAGAGACATGCCCATCGAAGTCGCATTCCTGCTCCCACGGAGACTGCCGTcgcgtgcgaggccgcgccacgGGTCGAACCGGGAAGCGATgttcgcgcgcgaggcaacggggcttcgcggcgcgagactaagcgaagcgaaggaaaCATCGAGAGGccacgaggcagcagcaaggAAGCACAAGTCGCAGGAATCGCTCAGCGCGACAGAGGAAAACGCAGGAAAGAAGAACGAAGTGAGAAGACGAGGCCcaaaggcgcgcgagcgagcggaaACATTGAAACGCGAGGTGCCTGCGGGGGCGCTTTCGAAGGCTCTGCGAGGGCGTCCTCTGAGTTCCTCTTTTTCCCCCAGTCTCCCTCAAAGCTGGCACAGGCCTGTGCGtcctctgctctctctgcttttcgaGGGACAACGGTCTCTGAACGCAGTTTGGGCTTCGATCGTCCTTCCGCGAATCCTGCTCGGatctctgcctcgtctgcgccaaGCTTGATGGCTTCaccgtcttccgcggctACCCCGCCCGCTTCGTCTAAGGCTTTagctgcgtcctcctctttgcgttctcgcctctctccgcgcgggtCTTTTTCAACGCCCGACTTCCCTGCTTCGAGCGTCGcattttcttcgttttcgctctcttctcttccgtCATCGAGATTCGACGGTCCCAGCGCCACTTGGCACGCAGCGGAACAGGGCCCCTGTGCGACGGCCTCTGCGTGGTGTCgacaggagacagcgaagccCTCAGAGACTGGAGAAACGCCCAGCGAAACGCTGGTTACTCCGCTCGATGATTGCCACGCTCCCCAGGGAACGAAGGCGATggcctctgcgctctgcgtcgcacATGATCTTCCTCCGtgcctctcttcctcttctcctcaTGCGCCTGAAACGCGTCCTCATCCCGCCCTTCATCGACcgactcttcttctctcttcgccttcccctcTGTCGCGGACGCCTGGCAACGAACCTCTTTTCCGCGCGGACGCTTTGGCTGAGAGAacgcgggcgtcgcctctctcgagGGCTCCCTTTGCGTCTTCTGGCTctgccgcagcttcttccttttctgcagaggcgacaaAGGCCCCCCTGCTTGCGGCTGAATGCGCCGGGCGActtgcctcgcctcccccgACCCCTTCTGCCCTCGTTGGGAGGACAGACGCAGTCCGCAGTGGTCTCTCTGCTCGTCGTGACGTTCGACTCGGCTCGTTTCCTCATCCCACGGGGCGCCTGGAGAACGAAGAAatcgcgccgctctctccgcgcggcgcgcgtcctcaggCTCTCGGGCTCTCGGTTCTGTtgcggctgcctcctgcgtcttcgctgtcttccgcgtcctcgccggcgtctgcctctcttggagggctgcgcagcgaggagggcggcagcgcacgcgcctcctctgcagtcAGCGCAGTCCACCGCATCCCTCTCAGAACGAAGCCGGCTGCGAAGCGACACGCGGAGCTCGCTCTGGGAGAGACGCCGTTGCCTCGTGAGTGCGGCACGCATGGCGGAGGCCAAAGAGAAAgccccgcgccttctcgcgccaCGGTTGTCCTCTGCCGCCGAGAATCCGCTCCTACTCAGGAGTCCAAGCGCCTCTGTGGAGACGCCACGATCTCCTGGGGGTCGCATGCCGCTCCCGCCGGCGTAGACTCTTCGTCCGCGAGTCCCCCTTCTGAGGCCCCTGGTGCGTTTGGGTCTTTcaaggcgtctgcgtctccgccgccggcctcagcctctccctctgcgtcgtgttCTCCCGCTTCCACTCTGGCTTCTGCGCAGCCCTACGTCTCGTCCTGTCCTTCACTTTGCGTTTgtcccccctcctctcccttctcggGAGACGCAaccagcgcatgcagccgacGCCCTGAactgcggagagaagaggtCTCCCAGAGGTGGAACGACCGCCCCTCTGAATCGATTTCCGCGGAGACCGAGAGCCACGTCGCCCcggcggaagcgcgcgaaCCCGAACGCCGGCGGGGAGAAAGCAAAACAGGCGCTCTCTCAGCAGCACGGAGGCCACAGTGCATGCCGCGCGTAGACCTCGCTGGCGAGGCTGGCGGCTCGATGCCCCTGGAAAAAGAGATTCACGCGGACGAACCCAGACAGGAGCAACGGCCGCGAGGGTCAGAGAACGTTGAGTTCCCTTTCAAGCTGCGCCAAAGCGTTCCAGACGTGTTTAGCGTGTCTGGAAGGCTCAGGCACCACAACGCGACACACACGACAGATccggaggcagcgacgcgggcaAAAAGATATCCTCATGCTGAGGAGAAACGACACACTCCTGCGTGCGTGACCGCCGTTGCCGCGGGTCTCCTtgcgagcgagcgagagagcggcgaagacgacgcaaaGACAAGATCTATCCACGAGGTTCGCAGGCATGGAGAACCAGAGGGCTCGCTGCGTCAGATCGACTcccagcgaagaggcgcatctgcttcgcggcgcctctcgacaTGCGCTCAGCGCGGAAGTGACGTTGGGCGAACCCAGGCCTCGGCACGAAAGCGCTCGAGCAATTCTTGCTCAGGCCACAGCGGCGAGCAAAGAAAACGGTCCGAGCGGAGGGACGCGaacaaagaagagaaaatccgaagaaggaagaggctACTTCAAGCTGCGTGA
- a CDS encoding tetratricopeptide repeat-containing protein (encoded by transcript BESB_026600) has product MAQSPAAAAGQPGAVLEDDDGLLDWNVSPEYLQQLQEKYRHENFPLFMDELPSNLEDNPHLVALQQLAYEGETAKSVAEKLKQEGNNWLTIGARNEEEKLEQEEREKAAGKRDEQKRNKKRYNAKMALECYSAGLDQQCGDKPLEAVLLSNRAQCHLVLGELVSCVNDCRAALRLDPDNVKAYYRAARASLLLELYRQSVAFAVAGLQRDPENAQLKQVKAEAQELWEKRQGKKDSHRQKELSDAKKTPSVSDVLHTRGISVVAPVYSIAPIVSHCSGPYVKRDEKGFPRLFFTVALLLDEVMVSETIVDFDECNCLGDYLSHMFPLSSKRQEGDPDSPSWDVEKKYTVDRLCAYYECGMPGDLLFDVPLDMPLIVMLQIVKRIAGIPVFHILVRSHLFLWPCSSRELAADSERGGRSA; this is encoded by the exons ATGGCGCAGAGccccgcagctgcagcgggccAGCCGGGGGCAGTCctggaggacgacgacgggcTCCTCGATTGGAACGTCTCGCCCGAGTATCTGCAGCAGTTGCAGGAAAAGTACAGGCATGAGAATTTTCCGCTCTTCATGGATGAGCTGCCGAGCAATTTGGAAGACAACCCGCACCTCGTtgcgctccagcagctcgccTACGAGGGCGAAACGGCCAAGAGCGTCGCGGAGAAACTCAAGCAGGAGGGCAACAACTGGCTGACCATCGGCGCGCgaaacgaagaggaaaaactCGAACAGGAAGAGCGCGAAAAGGCCGCGGGGAAGCGAGACGAACAGAAGAGGAACAAAAAGAGATACAACGCCAAAATGGCGCTGGAGTGCTACTCAGCC GGCCTCGACCAGCAGTGCGGCGACAAGCCGCTCGAGGCCGTGCTGCTCTCGAACCGCGCACAGTGCCACTTGGTTCTCGGCGAGCTTGTCTCTTGCGTGAACGACTGCCGAGCGGCTCTGCGTCTTGACCCGGACAACGTCAAAGC CTACTaccgggcggcgcgcgcttcACTACTGCTCGAGCTGTATAGACAGAGCGTGGCGTTTGCTGTCGCAGGGCTCCAGCGCGACCCCGAGAACGCTCAGCTGAAGCAGGTCAAAGCGGAGGCCCAGGAGCTCTGGGAGAAGCGCCAGGGCAAGAAGGACAGTCATCGACAGAAGGAACTCAGCGACGCTAAGAAAACACCGTCCGTGTCAGACGTCCTTCACACGCGCG GCATCTCTGTGGTCGCGCCAGTTTACTCCATCGCGCCCATCGTCTCTCACTGCTCGGGGCCGTACGTTAAGCGCGACGAGAAGGGCTTCCCGCGTCTGTTTTTCACcgtggcgctgctgctggacgaGGTCATGGTCAGCGAGACGATCGTGGACTTTGACGAATGTAACTGCCTCGGCGATTACTTGAGTCACATGTTTCCTTTGTCTTCGAAGCGACAGGAGGGAGACCCTGACTCCCCGTCGTGGGACGTGGAGAAAAAATACACGGTAGACCGCCTGTGCGCCTACTACGAG TGCGGGATGCCTGGCGACCTGCTCTTTGACGTGCCGCTTGACATGCCGCTGATCGTCATGCTTCAAATCGTCAAACGCATTGCAGGGATCCCCGTCTTTCACATCCTGGTAAGAAGCCATTTGTTTCTGTGGCCTTGCTCCTCACGTGAGCTTGCCGCTGACAGCGaacgaggcgggcgcagcgcgtga